Within Streptomyces sp. SS1-1, the genomic segment TGCGCAGCTCCTGGACGCGGCGGGGCACCCGCAGGGCCCACATCCGGTCGCGGAAGTGCCGCTTGATCTCCCCGGTGATGGTGGGGACGGCGTAGCTCTCGAAGGCGCCCCGGCCGGGCTCGTACCGGTCGATCGCCTTGACCAGGCCGAGCGCGGCGACCTGGCGCAGGTCCTCCAGCGACTCCCCGCGGTTGCGGAAGCGGCCGGCGATGCGGTGGGCCATGGGCAGCCAGGCCCGGGTCAGCTCGTCGCGGAGCGCGTTCCGCTCGGGTCCGTCCGGCAGCTCGGCCAGACGGACGAAGCCGCTCGCGGTGTCGGGGGCGTCGTCGTGGACGCGCCCGCCGGAGACACGGGGGCGGGTGGGGAGGTCGGAACCATGTGCGGACGTTTCAACCAGCATGAAGACAGCTCCTGAACGGCGTTCTCAGGGATGTGCGTGTGGAAACGGTGCACGGGGCACGGTGGCCCCGGAGCGGCTCACGTCGTTCGCACCGGCGCGCCTCTGGTCCGAAGCACGAATCCCCGCATGCCCCGGGTCATGGGGTGCAAACAGCGCACACGCAGAAGAAGCGGAGGGAAATCTTCGGGCCGGCCCGCCGGGGTCCCCGGACTTCCGGCCGGACCGGCGGGATCCCCGGGAGCGTGCGCACCGTATGGTGGATGCATCCGGACGCGGCTTCCGGCAGGAAGTCGGTACGTTCGAAAAAGTTCCTCGAAGTTCTTCGGTTTCCGTGGGATTGACCCTCGGAATCGGGGGCATCCGGGGGGACGACAACAGGTTCCGGCATCGGGAGGGCGGCATGGCAGCCGTGACGGTGGCGCAGGCAACGGCCACGGCACAGGAGAAGGACGCGACGGAGGCGGCGCTGCCGCTGATCGAGGACCCGTCGCGGGTGAAGCCCCAGGACGCACGCGAGCTGTCGCGTCAGTTCTTCGACCGACTGGACATGCTGGAAGAGGGCACGCACGAATACCAGTACGTACGCAACACCCTGATCGAGATGAACCTGTCCCTCGTGCGGTACGCGGCTTCCCGCTTCCGTGCCCGCGGGGACTCGCTGGAGGACATCGTCCAGGTCGGCACGATCGGTCTGATCAAGGCCATCGACCGATTCGAGATCTCCCGCGAGGTCGAGTTCACGACGTTCGCCGTGCCGTACATCGTCGGTGAGATCAAGCGTTTCTTCCGCGACACGAGCTGGGCGGTGCACGTGCCGCGCCGTCTGCAGGAGGCGCGTGTGGAGCTGGCCAAGGCCACCGAGGAGCTCAGCTCCCGGCTCGGCCGGACGCCGACCACGCGTGAGCTGTCCGAGCTGATGTCGCTGTCGGAGGAAGAGGTCATCGAGGCCCGCAAGGCCTCCAACTGCTACCAGTCGGCCTCGCTCGACGCCGCCGTCAACGGTGACGCCGAAAGCGGCGAGTCGGTCCTCGCGGACCTCCTCGGCGAGGAGGACCCGTCGCTGGAGCTGGTAGAGGACTTCCACTCGCTCGCCCCGCTCATCGCGGGGCTGGACGACCGGGAGCGCAAGATCATCCACCTGCGCTTCGTGGAGGAGCTGACCCAGTCGCAGATCGCCGAGCAGATCGGCGTCTCGCAGATGCACGTCTCGCGGCTCATCAGCCGCATCATCAAGCAGTTGCGGGTCGGACTGCTTGAGCCCGGGGTCGCCTGACCTTCGGGCGGAGGGATGTCGTAGGGAGCAGCACGGGTGGGCCGTGGCCGCGAGGCCGGCGGCCCACCCGTATGTGCGGGGTCAGGCACCGCCCGCCGGGTGCGGGTAGGGCCCCAGCAGCGGGATCACCGCCGTGACGCGCTTGCCGCCGGCGGGCAGGTCCGCCACCTCCACCTCGCAGGCCAGCCGGCACACGATCGGCCACCCCCGGCCACCGCACCGGTGCCGGTCCCCGCGGTCGAGGGAGTCCAGCGTCACCGGCCGCCGCCGCTCCCGGTCGCACACGGACAGGTAGAGGTTCTCGCCGACGACCTCCACGTCGAAGTCGGTGACCCCGCCGCCGTGCAGCATCGCGTTGGTCGTCAGCTCCGAGGCGACGAGCAGCGCGTCCGACAGTGTGTCGGGGGTGTACGGGGCGCCCTGGCCGGCCGGCCGCTGGGCGAGGGCGCGCCGTACGGCTCCCCGCGCCTCGGCCGGGTTGAGCGGACCGTGGTGCGGGTGGTCCCCGGCCGGGCCGGTGGTGCCACCGGCTCCTTGTTCCTGACTCATCCTGTCGCTCCCCTGATGGGAGGGCGGAGAACGGGGCCGCCGGGCTGTCCGGGCCGGACGGGCGGAACCGTTCCTTCCTCCTCCACGATCTGTGACGTTCCCTCCCTTTTCGCGTGACCAGACGATCGCGGGTCAAACCGGTCCAGGCCCACGTTCGCGCAGGTCGGGCCATCCGGGTGAGCCGGCGGGGAGCACCTCGGATGAGGTCCGTGTACGGGGAGGATCCGGGGGTAGACGGCCGAGCGGAACGCGTCGACGGGTCTTCGCCGTTCCGTGATGCATCGAATCGGTGGGCCGGGGCACCCGTCCCGACCGCCAATGCCTGTGGGAGGTACTTGTGTCCATTGCCCAGAATCCCTTGTCGATCAAGGTGGAAGTGCCCAGGGAAGATGCCGTGCTGCTGACGGTGGAGGGCGACCTGGACATGGATACGGCCACCGAGCTGCAGCACCACCTGGCCAACCAGCTCCATCACGGCCGGCGTCACTTCCTGCTCGACATCGCCGGTGTGCCCTTCATGGACTCGTCCGGCATGAACATCGTGCTGCGCGCCTACCAGGAGGTGCGGGAGATCCCCGGCGGTGTGTACGTGATCTCCCCGACTCCCGCGGTGCGGCGCATCATGGATCTCACCGGGGTCAGCATCACCGTCCCCATCGTGGAGAGCGTGGAGGAGGCGCTGGCCGTGGCGGACTCCGGCGGCCCCGCGACCCCGGAGCCCCCGGCCGAGGACTGAGCACCGCCCTTCCGGCGGGCCGGTCCGGCCGGGCGCCGTGGCACCCGCAGGCCCAACAGTTGCCGTTTGACAACTATGGCCGTGAGGCAACAGAGTGTGCGAGTCATAGCGCGGGAGGGGTGTGGGACGTGCCGTTCAGCAACGCGGGTCCGCGCCGCCGTCCGGTGGCGCGGACCCCGTCCTGCCCCGGCCCCGCGACCGGGAGCCGGACGTCAGGCGCTCCGCGCGTCGGACGCCTCGTCGCCCTCGTGGATCTCCGCGCTCGCCGCGAGGCAGAAGGCCTCCAGGCCCTCCAGCAGCGCGTGCCGCTTCGCGACGGGCATCTGCTCCAGGACGGACTGCAGGGCGGCCTCGCGCCGGTCCCGCAGCTCGGCCAGGAACGTGCGCCCGCGCCGGCTCAGATGCAGCCGCAGCTCCCGGCGGCTGGCGGTACTGGTCTCCCGCTCGACGAAGCCCACCGCCTGCAGCCGGTCGCACAGCCGGCTCGTCGACGGCGGGGTGGAGCCGAGCGCCTCCGCGAGCATGCGCAGGTTGATGCCGTCGCTGTGCTCCAGGATGAACAGCACCCGGATCTGGGAGGCGGACACCGGAGCCGTCGAGGCACGGCCCCACAGGACCTCCAGCAACTCGGCGGCCTCGGAGGTCATGCGTGCCACCTCGTCCGGCCGCGGATGGGCGTAGGAGGAAGTCACGGCCCCACTCTCGCAGGCTTGGCGGATGATGTCAGCCCGCGGCTTCGGGCCGTACGTGCAGAACGATAGATACGGACAAGAGGGACCGACGGCGGTTCCCGCGGTGACGCGGGGGCCCGCAGCCGTCACCGTGACGAGGATGGCCGATCCGACATCGTGAACAGATTCATGGCAGCCGAGCGGGCGCTGCGCTCCGCGGCCCCGCACCGGCTCGTGGACGCGGTCCGCGACGTGGTGCGCGCCGAGTACGGTGCGACGTCCGTCGAGCTCTACCTGGCCGACTACGCCCTCGTCTCGCTCCAGCGGGTCCGCTCCGCGGACGCCCCGGCCGACTCCGTCCCGGCCCGCGGCGGCGGCGCCGGACGCGCCTTCGGCGCCCAGGAGCCGTTCGTCGAGAAACTCGCCGGGGGCGAGGCCCGGCTGCACCTGCCGGTGACCGTGCGCGGCGACCGCCTCGGGGTGCTCACCGTCACGATGTCCTCCTTCGACCGGGCCGAGCGGGCCCGCGCCGAACTCACCGACATCGCCCAGGTGCTCGGACACGAGATCGTCGTCGCCGACCGGGACACCGACCTCTATATGCGGGCCCGGCGCGCCGACCGGCTCACCCTCGCCGCCGAGATGCAGTGGCAGCTCCTCCCCGGACGGTCCTGCGCGGGACCCGAGTACGCCCTGGGTGCCCAGCTGGAGCCCGCCTACGCCATCTACGGCGACAACTTCGACTGGTCCGCCGACGCCGACCGGCTCATGCTCTACGTCACCAACGGCATGGGCGAGGGCATCGAGGCGTCCCTGCTGACCAACCTCGGCATCAACGCGCTGCGCAACGCGCGCCGGGCCGGCCTCTCCGTCGAGGACCAGGCCGCCCTCGCCGACCAGGCCGTCTTCGCCCAGTACCGGGGCGAGGCGTACATCTCCGTCCTGCTCGTCGACCTGGAACTGCGCACCGGACGGCTTCGGGTCGTCGACGCCGGGTCCCCGCGGATGATGCGGCTGCGCGGCCGCACCGTGACCCCCGTCGACCTGGAGGCGCAGCTCCCGCTCGGCATGTTCGAGGAGACGGACTACGTCGCGCACGAGGTGGACCTCGCGCCCGGCGACCGGCTCCTGTTCGCCAGCGACGGCGTCTACGCCGTCTGCGCCCCCGGCGGCGAGGAGTACGGGGAGCGCGCCCTGGCCCGCGCCATCGTCTCCACCAGCCTGCTGCCCGCCGCCGAGGTGCCCCGGGCCGTCCTGCGCGAACTGGCCGGACACCGCGGCGGGACCGAGCCCGCCGACGACGCGCTCGTGGTGTGCCTCGACTGGTTCGGGCCGCCCGAGGTGCCCTGACCGGGCCGCACGGCTTCCCCGTAGGGTCGGGGCAGCGCACAACCAACGAGGAGGGAACTTCGTGCCGGAACAGCACACCGCAGAGGACAGGACCGATCCCACGCAGGAGGTGGCCGCCTTCCTGCGGGAGCGACGCGAGCAGATCGCCCAGCGCTGGGCGGACGCCGCGGTGTTCCGCACCGTGTTCACCGTCTCCCGGGACGAGGCGGCCGAGGCCGGCCGCGCCGTCGTCGAGGCCCTGGCCGCGGTCGCCGCGTCCGGACGCATCGAGGACCTGGAGGCCGACGGCTTCGCCGTGGTCCGCGAGCAGCTCGCGCGGACCGCGCACGCCCGCGCCCGGGCCGGCGCCACCACCGGGCAGATCTCCGCGGAGATGGAGGCGCTGCGCCCGCCCGTCACCGAGCTGCTGCTCGACGAGCTGTCCGGCGCGCCCGCCGACCACGTGCGCGAGTGCACCACCGTCCTCGCGGTGCTGATGGGCACCCTGCGGCTGGTCATGCTGGAGACGACGACCGTCGCGGGCCAGGACCTCATCAACCGGCAGCGGCTGGAGATGCTGGAGATCGCCACGCCCGTGATCAAGCTGTGGGAGGGCATCGTCGCCGTCCCGCTCATCGGCACCCTCGACAGCGCGCGCAGCCAGGTCGTCATGGAGACCCTGCTGGACGCCATCGTCGAGCAGCACGCGCGCATCGCGATCCTGGACATCACCGGCGTGCCCACCGTCGACTCGCTGGTGGCGCAGCACCTGATGAAGACCGTCGCGGCGGCCCGTCTCATGGGCGCCGAGTGCATCGTCTCCGGCATCCGCCCCGCCATCGCGCAGACCATCGTCCACCTCGGCATCGACCTGAGCTCGATCCTGACCCGCGCCAGCCTCGCGGACGCCCTGGCCTACGCCCTCCAGCAGCAGGGCGCGCACATCGTGCCGTCCGCCGGCCCCGTCGCGGAGCCGCGATGACCGGCGCGACCGCCCCGCCACCCGACGGCTTCGTCCCGGTCCTGCGCCTCGGCGGCATCCTGCTGGTCACCCTCCAGGGCGACCTGTACGACAGCACGGCCGAGAGACTCCGGCAGGACATCGGCCGGACCGTCTCCGACGACGCGGTCACCGGTGTCGTCATCGACCTCTCGGGCGTCGAGATCGTCGACTCCTTCATGGGCCGCGTGCTCAGCGACATCGCGGCGATGACCCGGCTGCTGGCCGCGCAGACCGTCGTCGCAGGCATGCGCCCCGCCGTCGCCATCACCCTGGTCGAACTGGGGCTCACCCTGCCGGGGCTGCGTACCGCCCTGAGCACCGAGGAGGCCATGAACCTGCTCGGTGCCGAGGTGGCGCACCTGCCCCGGACCGCCGGCGCCCGCCGGGAGCGCCCGTGACCCACACCGGAAGTGTCTCCGCCCGGCTGCCCCTGACCTCGGACCTCGACCTGGTCCGGGCGCGGCAGCACGTGCGGCAGATGACGGCCGAGCTCGGGTTCAGCCTGGTCGAGCAGACCAAGCTGGTCACCGCGGCCAGCGAGCTGGCACGCAACGCCCTCGTCCACGGCGGCGGCGGCCGGATGGAGTGCGCGGAGGTGACCGACGGCGGCGTACGGGGGCTGCGCCTCGTCTTCAGCGACGACGGCCCCGGCATCGCGGACCTCGACCAGGCCCTCTCCGACGGCTACACCTCGGGCGAGGGACTGGGCATGGGGCTGCCGGGCGCCCGGCGCCTGGTCCACGAGTTCTCCGTCGACAGCGCCCGCGGCCACGGCACCACCGTCACGGTGACGTCGTGGGTCGCCGGGCCGCCCCGGCCGCGCGAGGGCTCCTGATGCCCCGCGTCTGGGAGGTGCCGGTGCACGACTCGACCCGGGTCCGCGACGTCCGCGTCGCGGCCCGGGACGCGGCCGGGCGTGCCCGGCTGCCCGAGGAACGGGTCTCCGCCGCGGAACTCGTGGCCACCGAACTGGCGACCAACCTCCTCAAGCACGCGGGCGGCGGACGCGTCCTGCTCGACCTCGTCCCCCCGCCCGCGCCGGCGTACGGCGACGACGACCTCCGGCTCGTGCAGATCCTCGCCGTCGACCACGGCCCCGGCATCGCCGACGTCGAGACGGCGCTGCGGGACGGCTTCACGACCGCCGACTCCCTCGGCGCGGGCCTCGGCACCTGCCGGCGCACCGCCGACGGGTTCGGCCTGCACAGCGTGCCCGGCCGGGGCACGGTCGTCCTGGCCAGGATCGGCTCCGCCCCGCCCGGCACCGGCCCGTACCCGCCGCGGGTCCCGGTGCGGGCCGGCGGCGTCAACGTCCCGCTGGCCGGCGGCGAGTTCTCCGGCGACGCCTGGACGTGCGTGCGCACCGCCGACCGCGTCACGCTGATGCTGGCCGACGGGCTCGGTCACGGCCCCCTGGCCGCCCGCGCCT encodes:
- a CDS encoding RNA polymerase sigma factor SigF, coding for MAAVTVAQATATAQEKDATEAALPLIEDPSRVKPQDARELSRQFFDRLDMLEEGTHEYQYVRNTLIEMNLSLVRYAASRFRARGDSLEDIVQVGTIGLIKAIDRFEISREVEFTTFAVPYIVGEIKRFFRDTSWAVHVPRRLQEARVELAKATEELSSRLGRTPTTRELSELMSLSEEEVIEARKASNCYQSASLDAAVNGDAESGESVLADLLGEEDPSLELVEDFHSLAPLIAGLDDRERKIIHLRFVEELTQSQIAEQIGVSQMHVSRLISRIIKQLRVGLLEPGVA
- a CDS encoding ATP-binding protein, whose translation is MSQEQGAGGTTGPAGDHPHHGPLNPAEARGAVRRALAQRPAGQGAPYTPDTLSDALLVASELTTNAMLHGGGVTDFDVEVVGENLYLSVCDRERRRPVTLDSLDRGDRHRCGGRGWPIVCRLACEVEVADLPAGGKRVTAVIPLLGPYPHPAGGA
- a CDS encoding STAS domain-containing protein, producing MSIAQNPLSIKVEVPREDAVLLTVEGDLDMDTATELQHHLANQLHHGRRHFLLDIAGVPFMDSSGMNIVLRAYQEVREIPGGVYVISPTPAVRRIMDLTGVSITVPIVESVEEALAVADSGGPATPEPPAED
- a CDS encoding MarR family winged helix-turn-helix transcriptional regulator, with amino-acid sequence MTSEAAELLEVLWGRASTAPVSASQIRVLFILEHSDGINLRMLAEALGSTPPSTSRLCDRLQAVGFVERETSTASRRELRLHLSRRGRTFLAELRDRREAALQSVLEQMPVAKRHALLEGLEAFCLAASAEIHEGDEASDARSA
- a CDS encoding PP2C family protein-serine/threonine phosphatase; its protein translation is MAAERALRSAAPHRLVDAVRDVVRAEYGATSVELYLADYALVSLQRVRSADAPADSVPARGGGAGRAFGAQEPFVEKLAGGEARLHLPVTVRGDRLGVLTVTMSSFDRAERARAELTDIAQVLGHEIVVADRDTDLYMRARRADRLTLAAEMQWQLLPGRSCAGPEYALGAQLEPAYAIYGDNFDWSADADRLMLYVTNGMGEGIEASLLTNLGINALRNARRAGLSVEDQAALADQAVFAQYRGEAYISVLLVDLELRTGRLRVVDAGSPRMMRLRGRTVTPVDLEAQLPLGMFEETDYVAHEVDLAPGDRLLFASDGVYAVCAPGGEEYGERALARAIVSTSLLPAAEVPRAVLRELAGHRGGTEPADDALVVCLDWFGPPEVP
- a CDS encoding STAS domain-containing protein, yielding MPEQHTAEDRTDPTQEVAAFLRERREQIAQRWADAAVFRTVFTVSRDEAAEAGRAVVEALAAVAASGRIEDLEADGFAVVREQLARTAHARARAGATTGQISAEMEALRPPVTELLLDELSGAPADHVRECTTVLAVLMGTLRLVMLETTTVAGQDLINRQRLEMLEIATPVIKLWEGIVAVPLIGTLDSARSQVVMETLLDAIVEQHARIAILDITGVPTVDSLVAQHLMKTVAAARLMGAECIVSGIRPAIAQTIVHLGIDLSSILTRASLADALAYALQQQGAHIVPSAGPVAEPR
- a CDS encoding STAS domain-containing protein, with the protein product MTGATAPPPDGFVPVLRLGGILLVTLQGDLYDSTAERLRQDIGRTVSDDAVTGVVIDLSGVEIVDSFMGRVLSDIAAMTRLLAAQTVVAGMRPAVAITLVELGLTLPGLRTALSTEEAMNLLGAEVAHLPRTAGARRERP
- a CDS encoding anti-sigma regulatory factor, whose protein sequence is MTHTGSVSARLPLTSDLDLVRARQHVRQMTAELGFSLVEQTKLVTAASELARNALVHGGGGRMECAEVTDGGVRGLRLVFSDDGPGIADLDQALSDGYTSGEGLGMGLPGARRLVHEFSVDSARGHGTTVTVTSWVAGPPRPREGS
- a CDS encoding ATP-binding SpoIIE family protein phosphatase — protein: MPRVWEVPVHDSTRVRDVRVAARDAAGRARLPEERVSAAELVATELATNLLKHAGGGRVLLDLVPPPAPAYGDDDLRLVQILAVDHGPGIADVETALRDGFTTADSLGAGLGTCRRTADGFGLHSVPGRGTVVLARIGSAPPGTGPYPPRVPVRAGGVNVPLAGGEFSGDAWTCVRTADRVTLMLADGLGHGPLAARASSAATHTLHQAAHLPPSELLRRMHTALRDTRGAAVAVAQLDVTSGQLYFAGVGNAGARLRRQDTWHGLVSRPGIVGAHLPTHLHQHQEPWTPDSLLVLHSDGLPSRWSPGPATGGPRLLDPAVVAASIVRDASSSARPVRDDTAVAVLSPSPPDPSS